In Candidatus Methanoperedens sp., the following are encoded in one genomic region:
- a CDS encoding AbrB/MazE/SpoVT family DNA-binding domain-containing protein: protein MLSETVISKGYQTVVPAKIRKAHKIIPGDVLEWIDTEKGIIVLPRKKRTLKDIIGLVKAGGDAVESKKQVQKGLK, encoded by the coding sequence ATGCTCAGTGAAACAGTAATATCAAAGGGATACCAGACCGTAGTACCTGCAAAAATAAGGAAAGCGCACAAAATAATACCCGGAGATGTTCTCGAATGGATTGACACCGAAAAGGGAATAATTGTGCTGCCAAGAAAAAAAAGGACATTGAAGGATATAATCGGGCTGGTAAAAGCGGGTGGGGATGCCGTTGAGTCCAAAAAGCAGGTCCAGAAGGGACTTAAATGA
- a CDS encoding type II toxin-antitoxin system VapC family toxin, whose translation MIFADSSYFIAIAREKDRWHKDALKVSEKTRESLLISELIISESITIVGSFEGGKAGKILYEYFIDNCKIEFLNKELMEKAVDTFLKYDGSISLADASSVGIMRKHGIKKIISFDSDFDKVNEIDRIR comes from the coding sequence ATGATCTTTGCGGATTCTTCATATTTTATCGCCATTGCACGAGAAAAGGACAGGTGGCACAAAGATGCTCTGAAGGTATCTGAAAAAACCAGGGAATCCCTGCTGATCTCTGAGCTTATCATAAGCGAAAGCATAACAATAGTGGGTTCATTTGAAGGCGGGAAGGCAGGAAAAATCCTCTACGAATACTTCATCGATAATTGTAAAATAGAATTCCTGAATAAAGAATTAATGGAAAAGGCGGTGGACACATTCTTGAAGTACGACGGCTCGATATCTCTGGCTGACGCTTCATCTGTCGGGATTATGAGAAAACATGGAATTAAAAAGATAATTTCATTTGATAGCGATTTTGATAAAGTAAATGAGATCGACAGGATCAGGTAG
- a CDS encoding sulfurtransferase TusA family protein, whose amino-acid sequence MESLDLQGKVCPFVLFHTKKKLETIPVGEKLEVITNDPTAKDTISGWCKTHHHEVLEIKNQGTHIKIVILKH is encoded by the coding sequence ATGGAAAGCCTTGATCTTCAGGGTAAAGTATGCCCCTTTGTATTATTTCATACAAAGAAAAAACTTGAAACAATACCTGTTGGTGAAAAACTGGAAGTAATAACAAACGATCCCACCGCAAAAGATACAATATCAGGATGGTGCAAGACGCATCATCATGAGGTACTGGAAATAAAAAACCAGGGGACTCATATTAAGATTGTAATTCTTAAACACTAA
- a CDS encoding serine/threonine protein kinase gives MLENIPEIFLSITNKEFRVLVAIENQMKSHEWVPIEEIVNFTTFDRKEVEYILSNLAQNKLIQRNVQAYEGYRIYFEAYDLLALNAFVKRGSVNALGEIIGRGKESVVYEATGGIIDRHVIIKLHREGKMSFRHVRTKRETIGERRHLSWLYAARLAAKKEYDALVALYPKVSVPEPIDHNRHGIVMSKAMGQQLAHTRLDEPGWYLDEILRQIKRAYGLGIIHCDLSEFNIFVNPAGCEIIDWPQFIKPTHPNAHQFLHRDVDNVLSYFNRKYRIKRDTGEIINTIIT, from the coding sequence ATGCTTGAAAATATTCCGGAGATATTTCTTTCTATCACGAACAAGGAATTTCGTGTTCTTGTTGCTATCGAAAACCAGATGAAATCCCATGAATGGGTTCCAATAGAAGAGATCGTGAATTTTACGACATTTGACAGGAAGGAAGTGGAATATATTCTCTCAAACCTGGCACAAAACAAGCTTATTCAAAGGAATGTCCAGGCTTATGAAGGATACAGGATATACTTTGAAGCATACGACCTGCTTGCACTGAATGCGTTCGTGAAGCGAGGATCTGTGAATGCACTGGGTGAAATAATCGGGAGGGGAAAAGAATCTGTAGTATATGAAGCAACAGGCGGCATTATTGACCGGCATGTTATAATTAAACTACACAGGGAAGGAAAAATGAGCTTCAGGCATGTCAGGACAAAAAGAGAAACTATCGGGGAAAGGCGGCATCTTTCCTGGTTATATGCTGCACGTCTTGCAGCTAAAAAAGAATATGATGCCCTTGTTGCTCTTTATCCGAAAGTCAGTGTCCCTGAGCCGATAGATCATAACAGGCATGGGATCGTGATGTCCAAAGCAATGGGTCAACAGCTTGCGCATACCCGGCTGGATGAACCTGGTTGGTATCTGGATGAGATATTAAGACAGATAAAAAGAGCATACGGACTCGGGATTATCCATTGTGACCTGAGTGAATTTAATATCTTTGTTAATCCCGCAGGATGTGAGATCATCGATTGGCCCCAATTCATCAAACCGACTCATCCTAATGCACATCAGTTTCTTCACAGGGATGTTGATAATGTATTATCATATTTTAACCGTAAATACAGGATCAAAAGAGACACTGGCGAGATAATAAATACTATTATAACATGA